A portion of the Punica granatum isolate Tunisia-2019 chromosome 7, ASM765513v2, whole genome shotgun sequence genome contains these proteins:
- the LOC116215164 gene encoding CBL-interacting serine/threonine-protein kinase 8 isoform X2: protein MKLVRHPYVVRLHEVLASRTKIYIILEYITGGELFDKIVHHGRLSEAESRKYFQQLIDGVDYCHSKGVYHRDLKPENLLLDSQGNLKISDFGLSALPEPGVSLLKTTCGTPNYVAPEVLSHKGYNGAVADVWSCGVILYVLMAGYLPFDELDLTTLYSKIERAEFSCPSWFPVGAKSLIHRILDTNPETRITIEQIRNDEWFKKGYVPVRLLEYEDVNLDDVNAAFDDDERQKSTEETGNEDLGPLILNAFDLIILSQGLNLSTLFDRGQDSIKYQTRFITQKPVKVVLSSMEVVAQSMGFKTHIRNYKMRVEGLSAIKTSHFSVILEVFEVAPTFFMVNIQKAAGDATEYLKFYKNFCSNLEDIIWKPPSESTKTRITKSKSKKR from the exons ATGAAGCTCGTGAGGCATCCCTATGTTGTTCGTCTCCATGAA GTTCTCGCAAGCCGAACAAAGATTTACATAATCTTGGAGTATATTACAGGTGGAGAGTTGTTCGACAAAATA GTTCATCATGGACGTCTCAGTGAGGCCGAATCTCGGAAATATTTTCAACAGCTTATTGATGGCGTGGACTATTGCCACAGTAAGGGTGTGTACCACAGAGATTTAAAG CCAGAAAATCTCTTACTCGATTCCCAAGGAAACTTAAAAATTTCGGACTTTGGCCTCAGTGCATTGCCTGAACCA GGAGTAAGCCTCCTTAAGACAACATGTGGGACCCCCAACTACGTAGCACCTGAG GTGCTCAGTCATAAGGGCTATAATGGAGCTGTGGCTGATGTTTGGTCTTGCGGAGTCATCCTTTATGTTTTGATGGCCGGATATCTCCCGTTTGATGAACTTGATCTCACGACATTGTACAGTAAG ATTGAGCGTGCAGAATTTTCATGCCCGTCATGGTTTCCTGTTGGAGCAAAATCATTGATTCACAGAATCTTAGATACGAATCCAGAAACT CGGATTACTATTGAGCAGATCAGAAATGATGAGTGGTTCAAGAAAGGTTATGTTCCAGTGAGACTCCTTGAATATGAAGATGTGAACTTAGATGATGTGAATGCTGCATTCGATGATGATGAG AGACAGAAGTCGACTGAGGAAACTGGCAATGAAGACTTAGGTCCATTGATTTTGAATGCCTTCGACTTGATAATTTTATCTCAGGGTTTAAATCTCTCAACACTCTTCGACAGGGGCCAG GATTCTATCAAATATCAAACTCGGTTCATCACTCAGAAGCCTGTGAAGGTGGTCTTATCTAGTATGGAAGTTGTGGCACAATCCATGGGTTTTAAGACGCATATTCGAAATTATAAG ATGAGGGTGGAAGGACTTTCTGCAATCAAGACTTCTCATTTCTCTGTTATTCTCGAA GTTTTCGAGGTCGCGCCCACATTTTTCATGGTCAACATCCAAAAGGCAGCTGGGGATGCCACCGAGTACCTCAAG TTCTACAAGAATTTTTGTAGCAATCTCGAGGACATCATCTGGAAACCTCCTAGCGAGTCAACCAAGACGAGGATCACCAAGTCTAAGAGCAAGAAGCGTTGA
- the LOC116215164 gene encoding CBL-interacting serine/threonine-protein kinase 8 isoform X1 encodes MVVRKVGKYELGRTIGEGTFAKVKFAQNTETGESVAMKVLDRSTIIKHKMVEQIKREISIMKLVRHPYVVRLHEVLASRTKIYIILEYITGGELFDKIVHHGRLSEAESRKYFQQLIDGVDYCHSKGVYHRDLKPENLLLDSQGNLKISDFGLSALPEPGVSLLKTTCGTPNYVAPEVLSHKGYNGAVADVWSCGVILYVLMAGYLPFDELDLTTLYSKIERAEFSCPSWFPVGAKSLIHRILDTNPETRITIEQIRNDEWFKKGYVPVRLLEYEDVNLDDVNAAFDDDERQKSTEETGNEDLGPLILNAFDLIILSQGLNLSTLFDRGQDSIKYQTRFITQKPVKVVLSSMEVVAQSMGFKTHIRNYKMRVEGLSAIKTSHFSVILEVFEVAPTFFMVNIQKAAGDATEYLKFYKNFCSNLEDIIWKPPSESTKTRITKSKSKKR; translated from the exons ATGGTGGTGAGGAAAGTGGGGAAATATGAGCTCGGCAGGACGATCGGGGAAGGGACCTTCGCGAAGGTGAAGTTCGCGCAGAACACCGAGACCGGCGAGAGCGTTGCCATGAAGGTGCTCGATCGGAGCACCATCATCAAGCATAAGATGGTCGAacag ATCAAGAGGGAAATATCAATTATGAAGCTCGTGAGGCATCCCTATGTTGTTCGTCTCCATGAA GTTCTCGCAAGCCGAACAAAGATTTACATAATCTTGGAGTATATTACAGGTGGAGAGTTGTTCGACAAAATA GTTCATCATGGACGTCTCAGTGAGGCCGAATCTCGGAAATATTTTCAACAGCTTATTGATGGCGTGGACTATTGCCACAGTAAGGGTGTGTACCACAGAGATTTAAAG CCAGAAAATCTCTTACTCGATTCCCAAGGAAACTTAAAAATTTCGGACTTTGGCCTCAGTGCATTGCCTGAACCA GGAGTAAGCCTCCTTAAGACAACATGTGGGACCCCCAACTACGTAGCACCTGAG GTGCTCAGTCATAAGGGCTATAATGGAGCTGTGGCTGATGTTTGGTCTTGCGGAGTCATCCTTTATGTTTTGATGGCCGGATATCTCCCGTTTGATGAACTTGATCTCACGACATTGTACAGTAAG ATTGAGCGTGCAGAATTTTCATGCCCGTCATGGTTTCCTGTTGGAGCAAAATCATTGATTCACAGAATCTTAGATACGAATCCAGAAACT CGGATTACTATTGAGCAGATCAGAAATGATGAGTGGTTCAAGAAAGGTTATGTTCCAGTGAGACTCCTTGAATATGAAGATGTGAACTTAGATGATGTGAATGCTGCATTCGATGATGATGAG AGACAGAAGTCGACTGAGGAAACTGGCAATGAAGACTTAGGTCCATTGATTTTGAATGCCTTCGACTTGATAATTTTATCTCAGGGTTTAAATCTCTCAACACTCTTCGACAGGGGCCAG GATTCTATCAAATATCAAACTCGGTTCATCACTCAGAAGCCTGTGAAGGTGGTCTTATCTAGTATGGAAGTTGTGGCACAATCCATGGGTTTTAAGACGCATATTCGAAATTATAAG ATGAGGGTGGAAGGACTTTCTGCAATCAAGACTTCTCATTTCTCTGTTATTCTCGAA GTTTTCGAGGTCGCGCCCACATTTTTCATGGTCAACATCCAAAAGGCAGCTGGGGATGCCACCGAGTACCTCAAG TTCTACAAGAATTTTTGTAGCAATCTCGAGGACATCATCTGGAAACCTCCTAGCGAGTCAACCAAGACGAGGATCACCAAGTCTAAGAGCAAGAAGCGTTGA